A single bacterium DNA region contains:
- a CDS encoding MFS transporter — protein MPFALANRNSGNRHFADEVRGWKIYDFGAAAIPTSLITVFFGPFITSIAVNAAGNDGALVLFGLSMHPGAYYPYLISISVLLQIILLPLIGALADYTRLKKTLLTVSLTGGSAATMALSQVGEIDVLLGGGLFLLINVFFGCSDVLYNAFLPEICSPDERNRVSSAGWGLGYLGGGILLLLQYLFFDQSAAMGMQELHAARIVLASCGVWWLLFGGVGLLHLKSRAAQRTRSGKGLLITAGFRELTQTFRGLRRYPQTLLFLVAFLLYSDGIQTVTTVSTQFGQEEIGLRMEDLAEIILIVQFVGVIGAWLFERIARRFGTKRTILFSLVVYILITLYAYGLLQTKTDFYLMASVTALVLVGSQALSRAAFSRMIPPGREAEYFGIYEISERGTSWLGPLLFGLALQHTGSYRLAVLAISAYFIVGFLLLIRVKFSRAEREAAQSDLPSPVPGGDKPVFHPHA, from the coding sequence ATGCCCTTCGCTCTCGCAAACAGGAATTCCGGCAACCGTCACTTCGCTGATGAAGTCCGCGGCTGGAAAATCTACGATTTTGGCGCCGCCGCAATTCCGACCTCACTGATCACTGTATTCTTTGGTCCCTTCATCACTTCGATTGCAGTGAATGCCGCAGGAAACGATGGTGCCCTGGTCTTGTTCGGATTATCAATGCATCCCGGAGCGTACTATCCCTATCTCATTTCGATCTCCGTCCTTCTGCAGATAATTCTGCTCCCACTCATCGGCGCCCTGGCCGATTACACACGACTCAAGAAAACCCTGCTGACTGTCAGTCTCACCGGAGGCAGTGCCGCTACCATGGCGCTGTCACAGGTAGGAGAAATCGATGTGCTGCTCGGGGGTGGACTCTTCCTCCTGATCAATGTCTTCTTCGGGTGTTCCGATGTACTGTACAATGCCTTTCTGCCAGAGATCTGCAGTCCCGACGAGAGGAACCGCGTCAGTTCGGCCGGCTGGGGTCTCGGCTATCTCGGTGGCGGAATCCTGCTGCTGCTGCAGTACCTGTTTTTCGATCAGAGCGCCGCAATGGGTATGCAGGAACTGCATGCCGCCCGTATCGTTCTGGCAAGCTGTGGCGTCTGGTGGCTGCTGTTCGGTGGTGTGGGACTGCTGCATTTGAAATCACGCGCAGCGCAGCGTACGCGCAGCGGGAAAGGACTGCTCATCACCGCAGGATTTCGCGAGTTGACGCAGACATTTCGCGGACTGCGCCGCTACCCCCAGACTCTGCTCTTTCTTGTCGCCTTCCTGCTCTACAGTGACGGAATTCAGACCGTGACTACGGTCTCGACGCAGTTCGGACAGGAAGAAATCGGATTGCGTATGGAGGACCTCGCCGAGATCATCCTGATCGTGCAGTTCGTGGGTGTCATCGGTGCCTGGCTGTTCGAAAGAATTGCGCGCCGCTTTGGTACAAAACGCACCATCCTCTTCTCCCTCGTGGTATACATCCTCATCACGCTGTATGCGTATGGACTGCTGCAGACGAAAACGGATTTCTATCTCATGGCCTCGGTAACAGCACTCGTGTTGGTCGGCAGCCAGGCACTCAGCCGGGCCGCGTTTTCCCGAATGATCCCTCCCGGACGTGAAGCGGAGTATTTCGGAATCTATGAGATCAGTGAACGCGGAACCAGCTGGCTGGGTCCCCTGCTCTTCGGCCTGGCCCTGCAGCATACGGGCAGTTACCGTCTCGCGGTGCTGGCTATCTCCGCATACTTTATCGTGGGTTTCCTGCTCCTGATACGCGTAAAATTTTCACGGGCGGAGCGGGAGGCCGCGCAATCCGATCTCCCTTCCCCCGTTCCGGGGGGTGATAAACCGGTATTCCATCCTCATGCCTGA
- a CDS encoding ATP-binding protein: MPLPKTQGAAQPGSLTAAMELLRDMLLYRLEMHFKGVQVSLDSFKGDERWTAAEACLQVPDALTQAEMTVLLLALAPRLQPGFYEDVMRAAMPEGGEFPEFGGVKGQQHRAMLPTGETALFLLAGMDIEQRLEVQRLFSEDGACSRLGLLHLEYLSEGEPAMSGRLQPDEDWLEKILIGQDASPVYSSEFPARRITTLMDWEDLVLHPRTMEQVLDIRLWMEYNARVLEDAVLQRKITPGYRVLFYGPSGTGKTFTATLLGKHFDLPVYRIDLSQVVSKYIGETEKHIEWVFSRAARKGWILFFDEADALFGKRTSVQSAHDKYANQEVAYLLQRIEEYDGLLILASNYKNNIDDAFLRRFQTIIHFPMPKAAERQKLWEGTVPASLPPEEALDWKQIAVEHEITGAGIVNVMHYAALRAFAREDDCLRRHDVIEGLRREFRKEEKTM, from the coding sequence ATGCCGTTACCAAAGACGCAGGGCGCTGCGCAGCCGGGATCATTGACCGCGGCTATGGAGCTTCTGCGCGACATGCTGTTGTACCGACTCGAAATGCATTTCAAGGGGGTGCAGGTCAGTCTCGACTCTTTCAAAGGCGACGAAAGGTGGACGGCGGCTGAAGCATGTCTGCAGGTCCCGGACGCGCTCACGCAGGCAGAAATGACGGTGCTGCTGCTCGCGCTTGCTCCGCGACTGCAGCCGGGTTTCTATGAGGATGTTATGCGGGCAGCGATGCCCGAAGGCGGGGAATTTCCCGAGTTTGGCGGGGTCAAGGGACAGCAGCATCGCGCCATGCTTCCCACCGGGGAAACGGCGTTATTCCTTCTTGCAGGAATGGATATCGAACAACGGCTCGAAGTGCAGCGCCTGTTCAGTGAGGATGGTGCCTGCTCCAGGCTGGGATTATTGCATCTCGAATACCTGAGTGAAGGCGAGCCCGCGATGAGCGGGCGACTGCAGCCGGATGAGGACTGGCTGGAGAAAATCCTTATCGGACAGGACGCGTCCCCGGTGTACAGCAGCGAATTCCCCGCCCGGCGCATTACGACGTTGATGGACTGGGAGGACCTCGTCCTTCACCCGCGCACCATGGAACAGGTGCTCGACATCAGGCTCTGGATGGAATACAATGCGCGCGTGCTGGAAGACGCCGTGCTGCAGCGGAAGATTACGCCCGGGTATCGCGTGCTTTTCTATGGTCCCTCTGGCACCGGCAAGACCTTTACAGCGACGCTTCTGGGCAAGCATTTCGATCTCCCCGTTTATCGCATCGATCTTTCCCAGGTCGTCTCCAAGTATATCGGTGAGACGGAGAAGCATATCGAGTGGGTATTCTCGCGCGCGGCCAGAAAGGGGTGGATACTGTTCTTCGATGAGGCCGACGCCCTGTTCGGAAAGCGTACCTCTGTGCAGAGCGCGCACGACAAGTATGCAAACCAGGAGGTGGCTTACCTCCTTCAGCGCATCGAGGAATATGACGGACTGCTCATCCTCGCATCGAATTACAAGAACAACATTGACGACGCGTTTCTCCGGCGTTTCCAGACCATTATTCATTTCCCGATGCCGAAGGCGGCGGAGAGGCAGAAACTCTGGGAGGGCACCGTGCCGGCGTCACTTCCTCCCGAAGAAGCGCTCGATTGGAAACAGATCGCAGTGGAGCATGAGATAACAGGCGCGGGCATCGTCAACGTCATGCATTATGCAGCGCTGCGTGCATTTGCCAGAGAGGATGACTGTCTTCGCCGCCACGACGTGATCGAAGGCCTGCGCAGGGAGTTTCGGAAAGAAGAAAAAACGATGTGA
- a CDS encoding peptidoglycan-binding protein: MFTYTTQVSRLESYIKKEIVLEAKLTRGKRGNAVRRVQEWLTFNGYGLVMDGAYGPITESVVARFQREHSLAVTGRVDRKTWEALVHAMKTVLQRNPDAGNNINSAVVNYAKQHLAEHPIELRADNCGPWVRLYMSGKEGPSQYWCAGFARFILRQATETLGIPMPVTGSVSCDRFAAQAKSAGLFLPESEARSRGVPPGSLFLVRKHSSDWTHIGIVIEATGSHIRTIEGNTNDDGERNGYEVCERTRSYRKKDFIRLTV, encoded by the coding sequence ATGTTCACGTATACGACGCAGGTGAGCCGGCTCGAATCATACATCAAAAAAGAGATTGTTCTCGAAGCCAAACTGACACGGGGCAAACGCGGCAATGCCGTACGCCGCGTGCAGGAGTGGCTGACGTTCAATGGATATGGTCTGGTGATGGACGGTGCATACGGTCCCATCACTGAATCCGTTGTCGCCCGCTTTCAGCGGGAACACAGCCTGGCGGTGACCGGACGAGTGGACAGGAAAACCTGGGAAGCGCTGGTCCATGCCATGAAGACGGTGCTGCAGCGCAATCCCGATGCAGGGAACAACATCAACAGCGCCGTCGTCAATTATGCGAAGCAGCATCTGGCCGAACATCCGATCGAGCTGCGGGCGGACAACTGCGGTCCCTGGGTTCGTCTGTATATGAGCGGGAAGGAAGGGCCGTCCCAGTACTGGTGCGCAGGCTTCGCGCGCTTCATCCTGCGTCAGGCGACCGAAACCCTTGGTATCCCCATGCCTGTGACCGGCTCTGTTTCATGCGACCGTTTTGCGGCACAGGCGAAGAGTGCCGGACTCTTTCTCCCAGAGTCGGAAGCCAGAAGCCGCGGGGTGCCGCCAGGCAGCCTGTTCCTGGTACGCAAGCACAGCAGCGACTGGACGCATATCGGTATCGTCATTGAAGCGACGGGCTCACACATCCGCACGATTGAAGGAAACACCAATGACGACGGGGAACGCAACGGATACGAAGTCTGCGAGCGCACGCGTTCCTATCGGAAAAAAGATTTTATTCGACTGACAGTCTGA
- a CDS encoding DUF4157 domain-containing protein → MAKSNGRKRVRRVRKKSSTTRGGPFFRGLMKSMHAKGEPLKESTRRFFEQRMGTRFGNVRLHRDQEASSAAQELGARAFTYGDHVVLNKKYLTGDGSPDRALLAHELRHVQQQRSGSPVLQMAPESSTTEQEAVKSGTADKAAPGKAAEAQARQEEEDVMQPVVLPDFMTKRAPSHMAVAGKTISVTGKTDADFDGGVGRTKNLKGVPNKSCKECADDCYTITGTLVITYSVNTTVSLPAVPGGLTPCQQDRVKAVIDGKIAPHEQQHVAAFSTYNGVVSLPINYTGCKTGLEAHVQAMHDANAAARETAAKKKSDALDPFNVPIDLDCEDDDGKK, encoded by the coding sequence ATGGCAAAATCCAATGGACGCAAGCGCGTGCGACGTGTCCGCAAGAAAAGCAGCACGACGCGCGGCGGTCCCTTTTTCAGGGGACTCATGAAGAGCATGCATGCGAAAGGTGAACCGTTGAAGGAAAGCACGCGCCGTTTCTTCGAGCAGAGGATGGGTACGCGTTTCGGAAACGTGCGCCTCCACCGTGACCAGGAAGCTTCCTCGGCGGCACAGGAACTCGGGGCCCGCGCATTCACGTACGGTGACCATGTTGTGCTGAACAAGAAGTACCTGACAGGTGACGGTAGTCCCGACCGTGCCTTGCTTGCGCACGAACTCAGACATGTCCAGCAGCAGCGCAGTGGGTCACCCGTATTGCAGATGGCTCCCGAATCGAGTACCACCGAACAGGAAGCGGTAAAAAGCGGGACAGCGGACAAAGCTGCTCCCGGAAAAGCGGCGGAGGCGCAGGCACGGCAGGAAGAAGAGGATGTCATGCAGCCTGTCGTCCTGCCGGATTTCATGACGAAGCGCGCCCCTTCGCATATGGCAGTTGCGGGGAAGACCATCAGTGTGACCGGGAAGACAGACGCTGATTTTGATGGTGGCGTCGGGCGGACGAAAAACCTGAAGGGCGTTCCGAACAAATCGTGCAAGGAATGCGCTGATGACTGCTATACGATCACGGGGACGCTGGTGATTACGTACAGTGTCAATACGACGGTAAGTTTGCCCGCGGTGCCTGGCGGACTCACACCGTGTCAGCAGGACAGGGTGAAGGCAGTGATAGACGGGAAAATCGCGCCGCACGAACAGCAGCACGTCGCCGCGTTCAGTACATACAACGGCGTCGTCTCTCTGCCCATCAATTACACCGGCTGTAAAACCGGACTGGAAGCGCATGTGCAGGCCATGCACGACGCCAATGCCGCAGCAAGGGAAACGGCGGCGAAGAAGAAAAGTGACGCACTCGATCCCTTCAACGTCCCGATCGATCTCGATTGTGAAGATGACGATGGAAAGAAATAG